In Herbaspirillum sp. WKF16, one genomic interval encodes:
- a CDS encoding zinc ribbon domain-containing protein YjdM: MSALPSCPQCQSEFTYEDAGMLVCPECAHEWSAQQAPAAEQAKVWRDAAGNVLQDGDTVTVIKDLKLKGGGGVVKIGTKVKNIRLVEGDHDIDCKIDGFGAMGLKTEFVKKA, from the coding sequence ATGAGCGCCTTGCCTTCCTGCCCCCAATGCCAGTCAGAGTTCACCTATGAGGATGCCGGCATGCTGGTCTGCCCGGAGTGCGCGCACGAGTGGAGCGCCCAGCAAGCGCCCGCCGCCGAGCAAGCCAAGGTATGGCGCGACGCCGCCGGCAACGTGCTGCAGGACGGCGATACCGTCACCGTGATCAAGGACCTGAAGCTCAAGGGCGGCGGCGGCGTGGTCAAGATCGGCACCAAGGTCAAGAACATCCGCCTGGTCGAAGGCGACCACGACATCGATTGCAAGATCGACGGCTTCGGCGCGATGGGACTCAAGACCGAGTTCGTCAAGAAGGCCTGA